The Candidatus Methanomethylicota archaeon genome includes the window AAGCCATTGGAAAACTTATGGAACTTGGATTACCAATACCATTAAATGAAGCCATAGAAGGTGGAGTGAAGGATATAAAGATAATTGAAGCTAGGATAGAGAAGATGACATATAGGGAATTGATGAATGAAGCTAAGAAGCTCGATGGTAAAAGCTCGAAGAGTATTAGGGAGTTATTGGGGTTAGAAATAGATTTAACAAACGTGAAGAACGTTTTAAGAGCTAAGAAGATCGGTATAGATTGGAGTGAACTAGGAGAATACATAATAACACCAACATATAAAGTGGGATTGAAAAAGCTGAAGAACGCATTTGAAAGGGGGGATTACAATGAAGCATTAAGGGAAGCATTGAGCAAGGACTACCCAAACTTAATCAACACAGGATTAGAAGCACTAAAGAAGGGTGGACTGGAAGCATTGGAGAAGCTTTTCAGTAGAGAGATATTCAGAAACTATAAGAGGGTTTGGGTATCTGGATTCAGATACGACATATCACCAGTACTAGCATACCTAACACGGAAGATGATTGAAATGAAGAATCTAAAAGTCATAGCATATGGGAAGAGCTTTGAACTACCAAAAGAAAGGATAATGGAGGAAATTATAGTTTAAAAAGAAAAATTATCATATTTAAAGTTCAATCGAAGAATCTCCTAATAGCACCCTTACCCCTCTGGATAGAGCTTTCAATTCTCCCCCTAATCATGGCTTTAGAATCATCTATCTTAACCTTATAATTACCCAAACTAGACTTCCAACGCATAAAAGCATCCTTAAACCCCTTGGGTCTACGAGTCAATTTCCCATAAACGCCAGTATACCAGAATCTGAGCTCAACCATTGAAAGAGGGTAGGATTTAGAGTAAAGTATTGGTGGTGTAGAAAACTTGCTTGAAAGGAAAACTTTAAAGCGAAATAGTAAATTTGCAATACCACTTAAAGCTCTGGATAAATAGTATTTTGCCATTAGAATTTTTGAAGGTTTAACTTTCAGAATGTAGCTTGGTTTATCAATCATACTATATATCTTTGTCAAACTCTCCTCAGGCCTGAAGCCAGGCCTATGTATACGCTCAATACTGCCATGAATAGCATCTTCAACCTTGCCATGAAGCCCAACCCTAACATCTTCAACCCTACCACGAAGCCCA containing:
- a CDS encoding V-type ATPase subunit translates to MLGILRYGFINTKIRGMKKEFITYEQYLKLTELSYDELIDELKRTPYGHAFRGMYRTPTPIELEKILLEELTKSYIKVLKWLPTQAMRVIALHMMKYEAENIKALLRLKTLNAETERLKQHITPIPLGLSIEEYVKVYEESKDIEEAIGKLMELGLPIPLNEAIEGGVKDIKIIEARIEKMTYRELMNEAKKLDGKSSKSIRELLGLEIDLTNVKNVLRAKKIGIDWSELGEYIITPTYKVGLKKLKNAFERGDYNEALREALSKDYPNLINTGLEALKKGGLEALEKLFSREIFRNYKRVWVSGFRYDISPVLAYLTRKMIEMKNLKVIAYGKSFELPKERIMEEIIV